Proteins encoded in a region of the Phaenicophaeus curvirostris isolate KB17595 chromosome 1, BPBGC_Pcur_1.0, whole genome shotgun sequence genome:
- the LOC138727866 gene encoding otogelin-like: protein MGAAMDGFPQTPPLLVTLGTESTHTGVTDKVTMKANTTLREMNASAQSTTDFCSLEASNAATYSTFSLPSTVEPPDALHSTSSPTVFSKLISSTGLPAALQASAVTSRTLSSTASITLPISIATPTTLLSASPNPTRSTSLTTPISVVVVPFPLETSTTQLGTLSPTSALTTLTSKPSFVTSELPAGIGRSRNPSASHSKGATTSSQAPLSALLAGRAIFTRPVFFLGSWLTLSTSTLTVRTRSGIGQTTVHSTPISALTSTASQIPMTTRFANFETSFPQLFTVSYFETAKPLSKTSLISSNANSSASISPKPFLSSVDISATAHKQTSPLIKGSIPAAQPVMTVSSSQVASQIPISTYSSPSVIRRVSTPVSSPITSLKPKAMADTTVASQSLYKVPSAASPLLVNPTISDRSIASKDSRENKFITHTDSFSASSISKKPQKSIMSTVFPFRTLILPLNTTLITPEIAEYSSSSHTELKTDPVARSSGTFLPKDPSLTRSSPFFTILLSASVPPYTSHTTSSSLIPTVSRTSSLTRSLTATKTSISSLDTQGTSKSPVIDFTTSSVYSFTFTSNLSLSTNLSAALKTSISMPPLLTPTIAEATLDSQSSRVPMSSPPPKTTRISTVSLGKQSSSEEDGTISAISAGLITQSTTPMIMNTRVNATSLKAPYIFAKIPPSSSGSSLIASATTVASRTATETTDSSVADLEFFMASSSLPNTTETPMHVSLKSLFTSAVTQALQSTNETPKIIIMKTSGTTSPLSQTKITPFTASEVKYATLFERTAHISEGSQPSREQRNITKPKSTTTEKSSLPYLTVSAVQSSPFSRTTTSVKNLSLSGVLHVTTSDWPKIPMQKPIQPYFNLTEPTELQTRTLTNLSHSSGVTALPSSSEPVEAQTSLVSTETMTVLAGKAFFDTMIHTPMSTASECVVCQDTLNLLINVASSYVFIRVGCYTAFQGTALRTCRSQTVVFEECQFKIASNTKKTVIVFLPKKNAVDYHCTSNVFLNVFQSANSIRKPVPPASTSGLCFKKLNVTTHTHKFLIDRLARKVVVDSVIQSLPLSKEGLSIHDTGAMYVINTAAGISIKWAHVTGIIDIQYGPHPNASMKTEGLCGVCNGDPTDDLKMQNRTIIKNLEEIEVFIRSWEIEKSLDVTTRRPVRSCTEDNCSYCMELLNRSTFIPCHKKVSPQEFCEKMWINSTYFWNYECDALSAYVALCNKHNICIKWRTPDYCSLSCPEGKEYQPCVQPCEAKTCLNKWFYEDSPCSYLREDCVCKNGTILHRTASDLCIPEEKCTCTDNKGQPRSAGEIWNGSMRGCCMYNCSENGSIVAVEPECDEDAPLTCEREGEVIVQVIEERACCPKKVCECNMSLCDTNVPTCKANEKLVVGYHALSCCPQYRCECDPSVCFNATQPDCREDQFIVETKQEDPCCFSYLCVCESCIEPVPLCNEGEILTVDLSTMQYCCPRYYCVCDENLCSEPPMNCTDDMKLVKEKIPGQCCPEWHCECSCENTTFPTCKLGEVKKTDSSVSSACGCTHYVCEKDEVCIFEEVTVLNPGQSVIQYLDGDLCYAVQCLQEKDENTGYNAMYFTIVNCSQQCEAHQIYIPPSSHHTCCGTCQNVSCSFHTENGTLIVYEEGSSWSSNCTNYKCAKTPAGAIIVGSSVSCPPFNDTECTKNGGVVQTYNDGCCKTCSGLGLLPFAISPVVPTNSINCEPGKKEERICQKMTIRTTIRKNDCISQSPINVASCDGKCPSATIFNVNIDSHLRFCKCCRENGTRNLTVPLRCSGNGTEITYVIQEPIDCSCQWN, encoded by the exons ATGGGTGCTGCTATGGACGGATTTCCTCAGACACCTCCTTTACTTGTTACTTTGGGGACTGAGTCAACGCATACTGGTGTGACAGACAAAGTAACCATGAAGGCAAACACCACTTTAAGGGAAATGAATGCATCTGCACAGTCCACTACAGACTTCTGTTCATTGGAAGCATCTAACGCAGCCACCTattcaacattttcattaccAAGTACAGTGGAGCCTCCTGATGCACTTCACAGCACATCCAGCCCtactgtcttttccaaactcaTCTCTTCAACAGgtcttccagctgctcttcaagCCTCAGCAGTCACATCACGTACTCTCAGTTCTACTGCATCTATAACTTTACCCATTTCAATAGCAACTCCAACAACCCTGCTCAGTGCAAGTCCTAACCCAACACGTTCTACATCATTAACAACACCAATTTCTGTAGTGGTAGTTCCATTTCCACTTGAAACATCAACCACTCAGCTAGGGACTCTTTCCCCTACTTCAGCTTTAACAACTTTAACCTCCAAGCCATCTTTTGTCACTtctgagctgcctgcagggattGGCAGGAGTAGGAATCCTTCAGCAAGTCATTCTAAGGGAGCAACAACATCCTCTCAAGCGCCTTTGTCTGCTTTGCTGGCTGGCAGAGCAATTTTCACAAGACCTGTATTTTTCCTAGGTTCATGGTTGACACTAAGCACATCGACTTTGACTGTTAGAACTAGATCTGGCATTGGTCAGACTACAGTTCACTCAACACCTATTTCTGCACTGACTTCAACTGCTTCTCAAATTCCTATGACTACAAGATTTGCTAATTTTGAGACAAGTTTTCCTCAATTATTCAcagtttcatattttgaaacagcaaAACCCTTGTCTAAAACTTCTCTAATATCATCAAATGCAAATTCTTCAGCTAGTATTTCTCCAAAGCCATTTTTATCTTCAGTGGATATTTCAGCGACTGCTCACAAGCAGACATCTCCACTAATAAAAGGCAGCATTCCTGCTGCTCAACCCGTAATGACTGTCTCTTCATCTCAAGTTGCTTCCCAAATTCCTATAAGCACTTATTCGAGTCCTTCTGTAATACGCAGAGTATCTACACCAGTGAGTTCACCGATTACCTCACTGAAGCCCAAAGCTATGGCAGATACTACTGTTGCCTCCCAAAGTCTCTATAAAGtaccttctgctgcttctcctcttctAGTCAACCCAACAATCTCAGATAGGTCTATAGCAAGTAAAGactcaagagaaaataaattcataacaCACACTGATTCCTTTTCAGCTTCATCCATTTctaaaaagccacagaaatccATTATGTCTACGGTCTTCCCTTTTAGGACATTGATATTACCTCTAAACACTACATTAATTACTCCAGAAATTGCAGAGTACTCAAGCAGTTCACATACAGAATTGAAAACTGACCCTGTGGCACGAAGTTCAGGCACTTTCCTTCCCAAAGATCCTTCTCTTACAAGGTCATCACCTTTTTTTACAATCTTGTTATCAGCATCAGTACCACCTTATACATCTCATACTACAAGTTCTTCATTGATTCCCACAGTCAGTAGGACATCATCATTAACACGAAGTTTAACTGCCACCAAAACATCCATTTCATCTCTAGATACACAAGGAACCTCAAAAAGTCCAGTTATAGACTTCACAACTTCTTCTGTATATTCTTTTACCTTCACTTCAAACTTAAGCCTTTCTACCAACCTTTCAGCAGCACTAAAAACATCCATTTCAATGCCCCCTTTACTAACACCTACAATTGCTGAAGCCACTTTAGACAGCCAGTCCAGTAGGGTCCCTATGTCTTCACCACCTCCTAAGACCACTCGTATCTCTACTGTTTCTCTAGGAAAACAGAGTTCTTCAGAAGAAGATGGAACGATATCAGCCATATCAGCTGGACTCATCACTCAATCTACTACACCAATGATCATGAACACAAGAGTGAATGCTACATCCTTAAAAGCACCTTACATTTTTGCAAAAATACCACCCAGCTCTTCAGGAAGTTCATTAATTGCTTCTGCCACTACTGTAGCCTCTAGGACGGCTACAGAAACCACTGATTCTTCTGTTGCTGACCTGGAGTTTTTTATGGCTTCATCTTCACTTCCTAACACCACAGAAACACCCATGCATGTGTCACTCAAATCTTTATTTACATCTGCAGTGACTCAGGCTTTACAGAGCACTAACGAAACTCCAAAAATTATAATCATGAAAACAAGTGGTACTACGAGTCCATTATCCCAGACAAAGATTACCCCATTTACAGCTTCAGAAGTTAAATATGCAACCTTATTTGAAAGGACTGCGCATATTTCAGAAGGCAGTCAGCCTTCGCGTGAACAAAGAAACATTACCAAGCCAAAGTCAACCACAACTGAGAAATCTTCCCTCCCATATTTGACAGTATCTGCAGTTCAGAGTTCACCTTTTTCAAGAACTACCACCTCAGTTAAAAATCTCTCTCTGTCTGGTGTCCTGCATGTAACAACATCAGATTGGCCCAAAATCCCAATGCAGAAACCAATTCAACCTTATTTCAATTTAACAGAACCCACAGAGCTGCAGACCAGAACGCTAACGAATTTATCTCATTCTAGCGGTGTTACGGCTCTGCCTTCCTCTTCAGAGCCTGTGGAAGCACAAACTTCTCTAGTAAGCACAGAAACAATGACAGTTTTGGCTGGCAAGGCTTTCTTTGATACAATGATTCATACACCGATGTCTACAGCTTCTGAATGTGTGGTATG CCAAGATACCTTGAACCTCTTGATAAATGTAGCCAGTTCGTATGTGTTCATACGGGTTGGATGTTATACAGCCTTTCAAGGAACTGCCCTAAGGACGTGCAGAAGCCAGACTGTGGTTTTCGAGGAATGCCAGTTCAA AATAGcttcaaacacaaagaaaacgGTCATCGTATTTTTGCCAAAGAAGAATGCTGTTGACTATCATTGCACTTCTaatgtttttctaaatgttttccaGAGTGCAAATTCAATAAGAAAACCA GTTCCCCCTGCAAGCACTTCAGGGCTctgttttaagaaattaaatgtaacaacacacacacataaatttCTTATTGATCGTTTAGCAAGAAAA GTAGTAGTGGATTCTGTAATTCAGTCATTACCTCTTTCAAAAGAAGGACTGAGTATTCATGATACGGGTGCAATGTATGTCATTAATACTGCAGCTGGTATTAGCATCAAGTGGGCTCATGTTACAGGCATCATAGATATACAGTATGGACCACACCCTAACGCATCGATGAAGACAGAAGGACTCTGTG GGGTGTGTAACGGAGACCCTACTGATGACCTCAAAATGCAAAACAGGACCATAATTAAAAATTTGGAGGAAATCGAAGTGTTCATTAGGAGCTGGGAAATCGAGAAATCACTTGATGTAACGACTAGGAGACCAGTAAGAAGCTGTACTGAAGATAACTGCTCATACtgtatggaactgttgaacAGAAGCACTTTCATCCCTTGTCACAAGAAA GTTTCACCACAGGAGTTTTGTGAGAAGATGTGGATCAACAGTACATATTTCTGGAATTATGAGTGTGATGCACTTTCTGCATATGTGGCTTTATGCAACAAGCACAACATCTGCATTAAATGGAGGACACCTGATTACTGTT CATTGAGTTGTCCTGAGGGCAAGGAATATCAGCCTTGTGTGCAACCCTGTGAAGCCAAGACATGCTTGAATAAATGGTTCTATGAAGATTCTCCCTGTTCTTATTTAAGGGAAGACTGTGTTTGTAAAAATGGCACTATTCTGCATAGAACAGCCTCTGATCTCTGTAtaccagaagaaaaatgca cGTGTACAGATAACAAAGGACAACCCCGCTCTGCTGGGGAGATCTGGAATGGATCCATGAGAGGCTGTTGCATGTACAACTGTTCAGAAAATGGAAGCATTGTTGCTGTAGAACCTGAATGCGATGAGGATGCACCACTAACctgtgaaagagaaggggaagttATTGTCCAGGTCATTGAAGAGAGAGCTTGCTGTCCAAAGAAAGTTTGTG AATGTAACATGTCATTGTGTGACACTAATGTTCCAACATGCAAAGCCAATGAAAAATTAGTGGTAGGATACCACGCCCTGTCCTGCTGTCCACAGTACCGATGTG AATGTGACCCTTCAGTTTGTTTCAATGCTACCCAGCCGGACTGCAGAGAAGATCAATTTATTGTtgaaacaaaacaggaagaTCCCTGTTGTTTCTCTTATCTCTGTG tttgtGAATCCTGTATTGAGCCTGTTCCCTTGTGTAATGAAGGGGAAATTCTCACCGTAGACCTTAGTACCATGCAATACTGTTGTCCTCGTTACTACTGCG TTTGTGATGAAAATCTTTGTTCTGAGCCTCCTATGAACTGCACAGATGACATGAAActtgtgaaggaaaaaatacccGGGCAGTGTTGTCCAGAATGGCACTGTG AATGCAGCTGTGAAAACACTACTTTTCCGACCTGTAAATTG GGggaagttaaaaaaacagaCAGTAGTGTTTCCAGTGCTTGTGGATGTACTCATTACGTTTGTG AGAAGGATGAAGTGTGCATCTTCGAAGAGGTCACAGTACTGAATCCTGGACAGTCAGTAATTCAGTACTTGGATGGAGACCTTTGTTACGCTGTACAGTGTTTACAAGAAAAAGATGAGAACACAGGATATAATGCCATGTATTTTACAATAGTGAACTGTTCGCAACAATGTGAAGCT catCAAATATATATCCCTCCCTCCAGTCACCATACTTGTTGTGGTACCTGTCAAAACGTGTCCTGCTCTTTTCATACTGAGAATGGAACACTAATTGTGTATGAG GAAGGAAGCAGCTGGAGCTCCAACTGCACTAACTACAAGTGCGCAAAGACACCCGCAGGGGCTATCATAGTGGGATCAAGTGTTTCCTGCCCCCCTTTTAATGACACTGAGTGTACAAAG aatGGAGGCGTTGTGCAGACGTATAATGATGGCTGCTGCAAGACCT